Proteins encoded within one genomic window of Methanobacteriales archaeon HGW-Methanobacteriales-1:
- a CDS encoding sortase: MNKYKTYSIAIIAVCIIISLGIGIIGYYEFQKMKDSQAVLEHYKTAPKNLLNPDASPTNSVYASNTAKLIIPKIGLNCWIRSDTVNAYNSVYHYSESVSPGKPGECGLLGHRTTYSGPFKKLGTLKVGDQVIIEDLILSKKYIYKVSSNGKDIRWDYKTNPIKFAQSGEASLMLITCYPPGRKSAAWITHCKLVSTENI; encoded by the coding sequence ATGAATAAATATAAAACTTATTCAATAGCAATAATTGCGGTTTGTATTATTATTTCTTTAGGTATTGGAATAATTGGATATTATGAATTTCAGAAAATGAAAGATTCTCAGGCCGTTTTAGAGCATTATAAAACCGCGCCTAAAAACCTTTTAAACCCCGATGCTAGCCCCACGAACAGTGTTTATGCTTCGAACACTGCAAAATTAATTATTCCTAAAATAGGCCTAAATTGTTGGATTCGTTCTGATACGGTAAATGCATATAACTCGGTTTATCATTATAGTGAAAGTGTTTCCCCTGGAAAACCCGGCGAATGTGGACTATTAGGACATAGAACTACATATTCTGGTCCATTCAAAAAATTAGGGACTTTAAAAGTAGGAGATCAAGTTATAATAGAAGATTTGATTCTTTCAAAAAAATATATTTATAAAGTAAGTTCTAATGGAAAGGATATTCGATGGGATTATAAAACAAACCCCATAAAATTTGCCCAAAGCGGAGAAGCCAGTTTAATGTTAATTACTTGTTATCCTCCTGGAAGAAAGAGTGCAGCATGGATTACACATTGCAAACTCGTTTCAACAGAGAATATCTAA
- a CDS encoding mechanosensitive ion channel family protein: MEINPYLKDIVMILITIIVTIIITKWVSYLLKKTFQRWDIDITVIQVLQEIINYSIYIIAISLILKELGIDITGIAVSLGIVGVAVGFAARDIIANFISGMFILADKSFKVGDTIAVSNQKGKVTKVGFRVTTITTPDNSVITIPNSAFSTSPYSNYTYMDRRRVDLGITIPYTFDLEELTIDIEKILDEFEWVNKRPKPKVMLLELSDVGVKAKITAWTSNPKQVAHYRSLMAEELKKILVMENE, from the coding sequence ATGGAAATTAATCCCTACCTTAAAGATATAGTTATGATTCTCATTACAATCATAGTCACGATTATAATAACTAAATGGGTAAGTTACTTGCTTAAAAAAACATTCCAAAGATGGGATATTGATATTACTGTAATTCAAGTTCTTCAAGAAATTATAAACTACAGTATTTACATCATTGCCATTAGTTTAATATTAAAAGAGCTGGGAATAGATATTACTGGTATTGCTGTCAGTTTAGGAATAGTTGGTGTGGCCGTTGGGTTTGCTGCCAGAGACATAATTGCCAATTTCATATCAGGAATGTTTATACTAGCAGATAAGAGTTTTAAAGTAGGAGATACAATTGCCGTTTCCAATCAAAAGGGAAAGGTTACCAAAGTGGGTTTTAGAGTGACCACCATAACTACTCCAGATAACAGTGTGATTACTATACCTAATTCAGCTTTTTCAACCAGCCCATACTCCAATTATACATATATGGATCGGAGAAGAGTCGATTTAGGAATTACAATCCCCTACACATTTGATTTAGAAGAATTAACTATTGATATTGAAAAAATCCTGGACGAATTTGAATGGGTAAATAAGAGACCTAAACCCAAAGTAATGTTATTAGAACTTTCAGATGTGGGTGTTAAAGCAAAAATTACTGCATGGACATCTAATCCAAAACAAGTAGCCCATTACAGATCATTAATGGCTGAAGAACTTAAAAAAATCTTGGTCATGGAAAATGAATAA